A stretch of the Malus sylvestris chromosome 10, drMalSylv7.2, whole genome shotgun sequence genome encodes the following:
- the LOC126585079 gene encoding truncated transcription factor CAULIFLOWER A-like gives MGRGKVELKLIDDKLRRQVTFSKRRSGLIKKARELSVLCGVEVGLVIFSAKGRLYEFCSGESLGKLLERYQMHSEEEIGASKNAGGTDKKHNSECSDLRAGANRSPKMIQSGREAQDLDNLDVPELTQLEEELDALLRQTRSRKTQLMMENLTALIETEKQLKEEKRLIENEIAALNLKEQADQGLSCRRGTGSAEHFLRL, from the exons ATGGGGCGAGGGAAGGTAGAGCTGAAGCTAATCGACGACAAGCTCAGGCGGCAAGTGACGTTTTCCAAGCGGAGAAGCGGACTGATCAAGAAGGCACGTGAGCTGTCCGTGCTCTGCGGGGTGGAGGTGGGCCTCGTCATCTTCTCCGCCAAGGGGAGGCTCTACGAGTTCTGTAGCGGCGAGAG TTTGGGAAAGCTTCTGGAGCGTTACCAGATGCATAGTGAAGAGGAAATTGGTGCTTCCAAGAATGCTGGTGGTACTGACAAG AAGCATAATTCGGAATGTAGTGATCTCCGCGCAGGCGCTAACCGATCTCCGAAAATGATTCAAAG TGGTAGGGAGGCACAAGACCTTGATAATCTAGATGTTCCAGAGCTCACCCAGCTTGAAGAGGAATTAGATGCACTTTTAAGACAAACAAGATCAAGAAAG ACGCAGCTGATGATGGAAAACCTTACAGCTCTTATCGAGACG GAAAAACAGCTGAAGGAAGAGAAGCGTCTCATAGAAAATGAG ATTGCAGCACTGAATCTGAAGGAGCAGGCAGACCAAGGACTGAGCTGCCGACGAGGAACCGGATCAGCAGAGCACTTCCTCCGACTataa
- the LOC126585078 gene encoding co-chaperone protein p23-1-like isoform X2, whose translation MSRHPNVKWAQRSDMVYITIDLPDAQDVKLKLEPEGKFLFSATTGPEKTAYEVDLDLYDKIDVNETKSSVGLRNICYLVKKAEEKWWSRLIKQQGKAPIFLKVDWDKWVDEDEEPEEVKGDEGGPGGFGNNMDFGGLGNNMDFGGLGNNMDFGGLGNNMNLGGLGNNMNFGDFDLSKLNMGGGGSSADALGKFDENDDSDTEDETADQPPSAAGESDAKPPASGEHDAKASV comes from the exons ATGAG CCGACATCCTAATGTGAAATGGGCCCAGAGGTCTGATATGGTCTACATAACTATTGACTTGCCGGATGCCCAGGATGTAAAGCTTAAACTGGAGCCTGAAggaaagtttttgttttctgctACTACTGGACCAGAGAAGACAGCTTATGAAGTTGACCTTGATCTCTATGACAAGATTGATGTAAAT GAGACCAAGTCTAGTGTTGGCTTGAGAAATATCTGTTACCTAGTGAAAAAAGCTGAGGAAAAATGGTGGAGCAGGTTGATAAAACAGCAGGGAAAAGCTCCTATTTTTCTGAAAGTGGATTGGGATAAATGGGTTGATGAAGATGAGGAGCCTGAAGAAGTGAAGGGTGACGAAGGCG GTCCAGGTGGGTTTGGAAATAATATGGACTTTGGTGGACTCGGAAACAATATGGACTTTGGAGGACTTGGAAACAATATGGACTTTGGAGGACTCGGAAACAATATGAACCTCGGGGGACTTGGAAACAATATGAACTTTGGGGACTTTGATTTGTCT AAGTTGAACATGGGTGGCGGTGGCTCGAGTGCTGACGCTCTTGGCAAGTTTGATG AGAATGATGATAGTGACACAGAGGACGAAACTGCGGACCAACCACCATCCGCTGCTGGAGAATCTGACGCCAAACCTCCTGCGAGTGGTGAGCATGACGCAAAGGCTTCTGTCTGA
- the LOC126585078 gene encoding co-chaperone protein p23-1-like isoform X1: MSRHPNVKWAQRSDMVYITIDLPDAQDVKLKLEPEGKFLFSATTGPEKTAYEVDLDLYDKIDVNETKSSVGLRNICYLVKKAEEKWWSRLIKQQGKAPIFLKVDWDKWVDEDEEPEEVKGDEGGPGGFGNNMDFGGLGNNMDFGGLGNNMDFGGLGNNMNLGGLGNNMNFGDFDLSKLNMGGGGSSADALGKFDAENDDSDTEDETADQPPSAAGESDAKPPASGEHDAKASV, from the exons ATGAG CCGACATCCTAATGTGAAATGGGCCCAGAGGTCTGATATGGTCTACATAACTATTGACTTGCCGGATGCCCAGGATGTAAAGCTTAAACTGGAGCCTGAAggaaagtttttgttttctgctACTACTGGACCAGAGAAGACAGCTTATGAAGTTGACCTTGATCTCTATGACAAGATTGATGTAAAT GAGACCAAGTCTAGTGTTGGCTTGAGAAATATCTGTTACCTAGTGAAAAAAGCTGAGGAAAAATGGTGGAGCAGGTTGATAAAACAGCAGGGAAAAGCTCCTATTTTTCTGAAAGTGGATTGGGATAAATGGGTTGATGAAGATGAGGAGCCTGAAGAAGTGAAGGGTGACGAAGGCG GTCCAGGTGGGTTTGGAAATAATATGGACTTTGGTGGACTCGGAAACAATATGGACTTTGGAGGACTTGGAAACAATATGGACTTTGGAGGACTCGGAAACAATATGAACCTCGGGGGACTTGGAAACAATATGAACTTTGGGGACTTTGATTTGTCT AAGTTGAACATGGGTGGCGGTGGCTCGAGTGCTGACGCTCTTGGCAAGTTTGATG CAGAGAATGATGATAGTGACACAGAGGACGAAACTGCGGACCAACCACCATCCGCTGCTGGAGAATCTGACGCCAAACCTCCTGCGAGTGGTGAGCATGACGCAAAGGCTTCTGTCTGA